DNA sequence from the Pedobacter sp. W3I1 genome:
TTTTCGCCGAAGGGATAAGGCTCAGAAGACAGTAAAATAAGTTCACAGTTCAAAGTTTTCAGTTCGGCTAATGTAACCGATGGATAACGGTCTTGTTTGATCACATTCGTCATTCCGTTAATGAACAGAATATCATTTATAAAGGTATTTTTTCCGGCAGTCATATAGGGGTTGCGCCAGATGAGATAGGCTACCTTTTTATCAATTTGGTGTTGAAGTGCAAGTGTTTTTAAGTCATTAAAACCCGCGGAAATTAAATGGTTAAGGTAACTGGCTTCTGGTTCGCGATCTACCAGCGCGCCTATCTGGCCAATGGTCTTCATGGCATCATCTAAAGTGAAAATATCGCTCATCCAAACCGGAAAATATGCCGCAATTTCTTCTATATCACTTTGCGTATTTTCTTCTTTGTTACCAATAATCAAATCGGGTTTTAGATCCTTAATTAAATCGATGTTGAGCTTCTTTGTGCCGCCAACCTTGGTTCGTTCTGCAAATTTTTCTATCGGATGGATGCAAAATTTAGTCAATCCGATAACTTCATTGTCCAATCCCAGGTCAAACAACAATTCCGTTTGTGAGGGCACAACAGAAATAATCCGTTTTGGTGGAAAATTAATGGTTAACTCTCTTCCCATCTGATCCGTAAATGATTTTTGCATAAAGCAAAGTTAATTTAACCACAGCTAAAAAGGGTAAACACAGATAGAAATTGTTACCTCTCCAAATCTGTACTTACCCCTAACCTCTTGTTAAAATAATAATATAGATTTAACTTAATACGGCCACATCCTCCTTTACTACACCATCGGCGATGTGCAAAATCCTATTTCCATATTGCGCATTTTTCTCTGAATGTGTTACCTGGATAATGGTAATTCCATCTTCCTGATTTAGCTTTTTAAATAGTGTCATAATTTCTTCGGCCTGTGCCGATTGCAAGTTGCCCGTTGGCTCATCAGCCAGAATGATAGAGGGTTGAGCAGCCAATGCCCTTGCTATACCAACCAATTGTTGCTGCCCGCCTGACAGTTGATTCGGGAATAAATCTTTTTTAGCCACCATATTAAAACGGTCCAGCAGGTCGGCAATCCTACTTGCCCGCTCCGCGCTACCCACTTTTTTGTACAACAGTGGGGCTTCAATATTTTCATAAACGGTCATTTCATCAATTAAGTGGTAGGCCTGAAAAACAAAGCCTATGTGGTTGCGGTAAAGCTCGATACGTTTACGTTCATTCAGCGAGGTTACATCTTCGCCCAGAAACTCGTAGGAACCATAAGTTGGCTCTTCGAGCATGCCAATAATATTAAGCAAGGTAGATTTTCCTGCACCTGATGGTCCCATAATGGAAACAAATTCACCTTGTTTAATACTGGTAGTAACCAAACGCAACACATAATTTTTAATGCCTTTGTTGGCGTAATATTTTTCGATGTTATTAAGTTGTATCATATTTTTAGGGTTAAGTGCAAAGTGGTTGGCGGTGAGCGAGGGTTTATCGCTTTACGCCAAACGCTCCACGCGATTCTTATTCGTATTTTAAAGCCTCAACTGCATTCGTTTTTGCAGCACGGTAAGTTTGCCAGGTAATTGTTAAAATGGAAATCAACAAAGTTAGTGTTGCAGTTAATGCAAACATCCATAAACTTAAAGGTGTTCTTAATTCGAAATGCTGCAACCAATCGTTCATGATGTAGTACGCAATTGGAAGAGATATTACAATTGCTATAAATATTAATTTTATAAAATTTAATGAAAGTAAGGTCATTAGTTCTGTGATTGAAGCACCCAGGATTTTACGGATACTCACTTCTTTTATTCTTTGTGAGGTACTAAAAGATGAAAGGCCAAATAAACCCAGGCAGGATACAAAAACGGCTAAACAACCAAACAGATTGGCCAAAGTGCCTAAAATTCTCTCGTTTTTTAATTTAGTTTCGTTTAAACCATCAATAAATTTTATCTCGACAGGAAAATTTGGATTTATTTCTTTTACCAGCTTATCGATTACACCAATACTTTCGTTTAAGCTTTTAGTCGGATTTAACCTCATCGTAATTACATCGCTAATATCTGCATAGGCAATAAGCATTGGTGCGGCCACTTTACTCGGATCTCCCCAAACTATGTTTTCAAAAACACCTACTAC
Encoded proteins:
- a CDS encoding ABC transporter substrate-binding protein, with the translated sequence MQKSFTDQMGRELTINFPPKRIISVVPSQTELLFDLGLDNEVIGLTKFCIHPIEKFAERTKVGGTKKLNIDLIKDLKPDLIIGNKEENTQSDIEEIAAYFPVWMSDIFTLDDAMKTIGQIGALVDREPEASYLNHLISAGFNDLKTLALQHQIDKKVAYLIWRNPYMTAGKNTFINDILFINGMTNVIKQDRYPSVTLAELKTLNCELILLSSEPYPFGEKHIKEIQAAIPNAKIMLVDGEMFSWYGSRLVKAVQYFFEFQKELY
- a CDS encoding ABC transporter ATP-binding protein, with product MIQLNNIEKYYANKGIKNYVLRLVTTSIKQGEFVSIMGPSGAGKSTLLNIIGMLEEPTYGSYEFLGEDVTSLNERKRIELYRNHIGFVFQAYHLIDEMTVYENIEAPLLYKKVGSAERASRIADLLDRFNMVAKKDLFPNQLSGGQQQLVGIARALAAQPSIILADEPTGNLQSAQAEEIMTLFKKLNQEDGITIIQVTHSEKNAQYGNRILHIADGVVKEDVAVLS